In one window of Vanrija pseudolonga chromosome 5, complete sequence DNA:
- the GYP5 gene encoding GTPase-activating protein GYP5 codes for MTSSLDHHESISDFDDLDVTDEISLSDEDDTTPTDSALGLSTSPSTTMAPTAGAAAAAGTPKTNGSSAASNASKVRGLAARWEQKPATGSAATSTSPSSSKSQTSGAAAAAKAIGSSPTAASRRPSSPRTAPGRQFSNPKITTTKPSGPGSRSSNGSTTSSPTTPLRSVSPSASFKATELRKGKSALKTSTTSPSARAASLSSSPTAVASTSHPAATSPSASPATLPVASAIIAQPSVTPAAETDAPIPADLDDAVDDHAFSPVTKATTSLATPVVIEPAAIVLTPPEPVHAPELELSRAERADDTSAAVFTTVSTAHAETEPEAEPEPTVRISLDEVALDEVPAEDTTHSADTSTDAVPEPATPPVQALADDFDNVSLSANPSPVLPPPRKPGASLFSRVLPDSFASPSTATTKEVAKDADATPTKDTTSRETSPPVETEGVKDSPTARPKLQNKNSGSGKSSFFSSATSAFNNFSLPIPSAARSHTAEPTPPPEQQHTPQAVSSATLTPTASPVPVSSWRTTMSATVSNLLSSTRSTTSPPPVPTSPSPGPSRNASTAFILNRVDSATASRDRNVARLSGGSVKLREGFERVRGEMAGAAREIRREHAASGAIEDTSAPNVDWVFWGAVVQDYEEVARTRPKDLSRAIQQGIPPVIRGPIWQLMSSSKSSELEETYKSLLKLTSPYEKAIHKDLSRTFPQHKFFQNAGTGQESLFMVVKAYSLYDREVGYTQGLAFIVAALLLNMPDEEAFCVLVRLMDSYNLRSHYLADMPGLQLRLYQFDRLVEDTLPLLHSHLMRKGIKSSMYASQWFMTLFSYRFPLSLVYRVLDIVLAEGIEAVFRFALAILRKSEDGLLQLEFEHILQFLQGDIFETYRASATPTGTGPDADSAQPGAHPAPQPEGEDQWRTNDFVRDAYEIHITPLMLDQYESEWEEKLRAQNAHIREVEQLRQANRHLSQHVKSLEGSLATMNNEHVELVRQLVLAKIAKEDMENELVRYKSLYAQLAGNREDGDLGSNPSVTSLAGYSTFSGGARGSKAGDTEQRSRRASANVGSE; via the exons ATGACTTCCTCGCTCGACCATCACGAGTCCATCTCAGACTTTGACGACCTAGACGTCACCGACGAAATCTCCCTCTCAGACGAAGACGACACTACCCCTACCGACTCGGCACTCGGCTTGTCCAcgtcgccatcgacgacCATGGCGCCCacagctggcgccgccgccgccgccggaaCACCAAAGACAaacggctcgagcgcggcgtccaACGCTTCCAAGGTCCGCGGCCTGGCCGCGCGCTGGGAACAGAAGCCAGCGACAGGCTCAGCGGCCACGAGCACCAGCCCATCCTCGTCAAAGTCACAGACCAGCggtgcggctgctgctgcaaagGCCATCGGTTCGTCACCTACTGCTGCTTCCAGACGGCCCTCGTCCCCTCGCACCGCGCCGGGCCGCCAGTTCTCCAATCCCAAGATCACAACAACCAAGCCGTCAGGCCCCGGAAGCCGAAGCAGCAACGGCTCGACCACGtcctcccccaccacgcCGCTCCGCTCCGTCTCGCCCAGCGCGTCGTTCAAGGCCACCGAGCTGAGAAAGGGCAAGTCGGCCCTCAAGACGTCCACGACCAGCCCAAGCGCAAGGGCCGCCAGCCTCTCGTCATCCCCTACCGCCGTGGCGTCGACTTCGCACCCCGCCGCAACCTCACCCTCCGCGTCACCAGCAACGCTACCGGTCGCCTCTGCGATTATTGCACAGCCCTCGGTCACACCGGCAGCTGAGACAGACGCGCCGATTCCAGCGGATCTGGACGATGCGGTCGATGATCACGCGTTCTCGCCCGTCACcaaagcgacgacgagcctcGCCACGCCGGTGGTCATCGAGCCAGCTGCGATCGTTCTCACGCCGCCGGAGCCCGTTCACGCTCCCGAGCTGGAGctctcgcgcgccgagcgcgcagaCGACACCAGCGCGGCCGTGTTCACGACAGTGTCGACCGCTCATGCTGAAACCGAGCCTGaagccgagcccgagcctACGGTCCGAATTTCCCTAGACGAGgttgcgctcgacgaggtgcctGCGGAAGACACAACCCATAGCGCGGACACGAGCACCGATGCTGTGCCCGAGCCCGCCACACCGCCGGTTCAAGCTCTTGccgacgactttgacaacgtgtcgctgtcggccaACCCATCACCGGtgcttcctcctccgcggAAGCCTGGCGCGTCGCTCTTCAGCAGAGTGCTCCCTGACAGCTTCGCGTCTCCGTCCACGGCCACGACCAAGGAAgtggccaaggacgccgacgcgacgcccaCCAAGGACACCACATCGAGGGAGACCTCGCCTCCAGTTGAGACTGAGGGCGTCAAGGACTCGCCTACTGCCCGGCCAAAGCTCCAGAACAAGAACTCTGGGAGCGGCAAGAGCTCGTTCTTCTCCTCAGCAACCTCGGCGTTCAACAACTTCAGTCTGCCGATTCCATCTGCGGCGCGCAGCCACACCGCGGAGCCCACACCTCCTCctgagcagcagcacactCCCCAGGCTGTCTCATCCGCAACACTCACGCCCACGGCGTCCCCAGTGCCCGTGTCCAGCTGGCggacgacaatgtcggcgacCGTCTCCAACCTCCTCTCGTCAACCCGCTCCACGACCTCGCCTCCCCCTGTGCCGACCAGTCCGTCACCTGGGCCCTCGCGCAACGCCTCCACCGCTTTCATCCTCAACcgcgtcgactcggccaccgcctcgcgcgacCGCAACGTCGCCCGCCTCTCTGGCGGCAGCGTCAAGCTCCGCGAGGGCTTTGAGCGCGTTCGTGGCGAGATGGCAGGCGCCGCCCGTGAGATTCGCCGCGAGCATGCCGCATCGGGAGCCATCGAGGACACCTCGGCACCCAACGTCGACTGGGTGTTCTggggcgccgtcgtccaggactacgaggaggtcgcgcggACCCGGCCCAAGGACCTCTCTCGTGCCATCCAGCAGGGCATCCCGCCCGTCATCCGCGGCCCGATCTGGCAACTCATGAGCTCGTCCAAgagcagcgagctcgaggagacgTACAAGTCGCTTCTCAAGCTCACGTCGCCCTATGAGAAGGCCATCCACAAGGATTTATCGCGCACTTTCCCGCAGCACAAGTTCTTCCAGAACGCCGGCACCGGGCAGGAGTCGCTCTTCATGGTCGTCAAGGCCTACTCGCTCTACGACCGCGAGGTGGGCTACACCCAGGGCCTGGCGTTCATCGTCGCGGCACTCCTCCTTAAT ATGCCGGACGAAGAGGCCTTCTGCGTCCTCGTTCGCCTCATGGACTCGTACAACCTGCGCTCTCActacctcgccgacatgcCCGGCCTCCAGCTGCGCCTCTACCAGTttgaccgcctcgtcgaaGACACGCTCCCGCTGCTTCACAGCCACCTCATGCGCAAGGGCATCAAGAGCTCGATGTACGCGTCGCAGTGGTTCATGACCCTGTTCTCGTACCG CTTCCCGCTCTCCCTGGTGTACAGAGTCCTGGACAttgtcctcgccgagggaATCGAGGCCGTGTTCCGCTTCGCCCTCGCGATCCTCCGCAAGTCGGAGGACGGTCTGCTGCAGCTCGAGTTCGAGCACATCCTCCAGTTCCTCCAGGGCGACATCTTCGAGACGTACCGAGCGTCCGCCACCCCGACTGGCACCGGGCCTGACGCTGACTCCGCTCAACCTGGCGCTCACCCGGCTCCCCAGCCTGAAGGCGAGGACCAGTGGAGGACTAACGACTTTGTGCGGGACGCGTACGAGATTCACAT TACGCCTCTCATGCTCGACCAGTACGAATCAGAGTGGGAGGAGAAGCTCCGCGCGCAGAACGCGCACATACGTGAGGTGGAACAGCTCCGCCAGGCCAACCGCCATCTGAGTCAACATGT caAATCCCTGGAAGGATCCCTGGCGACGATGAACAatgagcacgtcgagctcgttcGGCAGCTCGTCCTGGCCAAGATCGCCAAGGAGGACATGGAAAACGAGCTCGTGCGCTACAAGTCGCTGTACGCGCAGTTAGCAGGCAACCGCGAGGACGGCGATCTGGGCAGCAACCCAAGCGTGACAAGCCTGGCTGGGTACAGCACGTTCAGCggtggggcgagggggagcaAGGCAGGTGACACGGAGCAAAGgtctcgtcgagcgagtgccAACGTTGGTTCAGAGTAG
- the ELI5_1 gene encoding Tyrosine decarboxylase 1, producing MVYDTAYYDILEISIEATEVEIKKAYKKKAMKHHPDKNPDDPEAHETFQAILQAYETLLDPNERAAYDQYGPNGPQHGGPGGGGYGDDFDMFEAMFGGMGGFGGPGGASFGFDPAGKRPKPSRGKNTDVEYAIKLEEAYKGKKVVMNLERDRACKTCKGRGGREGMKMTQCGKCEGKGVIFADRHLGPGIVGKVRVPCTDCDGEGEHIREKDRCKKCKGKKVMKEKKRVEFHIEPGTEDGERIALRGEGDEEPGVPPGDVIFHIRIKQHETFTRSLASPENLQINVTLRLSEALLGFKRILAIHLDGRGIRVESAKGERIIQHKQELVVRGEGMPIRGTGKRGDLYIKFDVEMPGRKKSITMDVEEFRKQGYAAVDAICDYYTTLQSRTVKPDVQPGYLIKALPTAAPTTGQPFSAIAADFQNHILPGLTHWQHGKFFAYFPACVTFESILGDMYSSSVTNPGFNWTCSPACTELEQVVLDWMVDILGLDKIFLTSSGKGGGIISGSASESALTAAIGARERALRVLTLQASNGALSLDDAIDVPDRLREESTPKLVMYGSTQTHSLGAKAAKILGLAFRALPVHASDNYALRGATLAAAVEEDIAAGLIPFFAIGTVGTTSTGAVDYIAEIGEVVRKHPTMFLHIDSAWAGVAYALPETRTALRLAEVNEYADSFCTNMHKWGLVGFDCSLFYVRERRDLTEALDVTPAFLRTKEGDEGTVIDYRNWQLALGRRFRSIKLWFVLRSYGVEGLQKHLRTGIEHCKELEKLVTALPNFEIVAPPSLALLDFRLVPANSSHSEAELNALNRDLHARLVMHPDVHLTQTLLKSVESEIFCIRFAMGQNRTTLADVEQVWAIVEAEAARLLLKRKAINGVVTNGVVVDTAVEVVVV from the exons A tgGTCTACGACACGGCCTACTATGACATCCTGGAGATCAGCATCGAGGccaccgaggtcgagatcaagaaggcttacaagaagaaggcgatGAAGCACCACCCA GACAAGAACCCAGATGACCCAGAAGCTCATGAGACGTTCCAGGCTATCTTGCAGGCGTACGAGACGCTCTTGGATCCCAACGAG CGCGCTGCATACGACCAATATGGTCCGAATGGCCCACAACACGGCGGCCCAGGCGGTGGCGGCTACGGCGACGACTTTGACATGTTCGAGGCCATGttcggcggcatgggcggcttcggcgggcctggcggcgcgtcgttcGGCTTCGACCCAGCTGGCAAGCGTCCCAAGCCCTCGCGCGGCAAGAacaccgacgtcgagtacGCCATCAAGCTTGAGGAGGCAtacaagggcaagaaggttGTGATGAacctcgagcgcgatcgAGCGTGCAAGACGTGCAAGGG ACGGGGAGGCCGCGAAGGCATGAAGATGACGCAGTGTGGAAAGTGTGAGGGCAAGGGGGTAATCTTCGCCGACCGTCAT ctcggcccagGGATCGTCGGCAAGGTGCGCGTCCCTTGCACCGACtgtgatggcgagggcgagcacaTCCGTGAGAAGGACCGCTGCAAGAAGTGCAAGGGGAAGAAGGTGatgaaggagaagaagcgcgtcGAGTTCCACATCGAGCCGGGAActgaggacggcgagagaATAGCGCTgcgtggcgagggcgacgaggag ccagGCGTTCCCCCAGGCGACGTCATCTTCCACATCCGCATCAAGCAGCACGAGACATTCACGCGCTCCTTGGCGTCGCCCGAGAACCTCCAGATTAACGTCACACTGCGATTGTCGGAGGCGCTGCTCGGCTTCAAACGCATCCTCGCTATCCATCTCGATGGCCGTGGTATCCGCGTCGAATCGGCGAAGGGCGAGCGGATCATTCAGCACAAGcaggagctcgtcgtgcgcggcgagggcatgCCGATCCGCGGCACGGGCAAGCGAGGCGACCTGTACATCAAGTTTGATGTGGAGATGCCTGGC CGCAAGAAGAGCATCACcatggacgtcgagga ATTCCGCAAGCAAG GctacgccgccgtcgacgccatctGCGACTACTACACCACGCTGCAGAGCCGCACCGTCAAGCCCGACGTGCAGCCTGGCTATCTGATCAAGGCGCTGCCGA ccgccgcgccaaccACCGGCCAGCCCTTCTCCGCCATCGCGGCAGACTTCCAGAACCACATCCTCCCCGGCCTCACGCACTGGCAGCACGGCAAGTTCTTCGCCTACTTCCCAGCATGTGTGACCTTCGAGTCGATCCTCGGCGACATGTACTCGAGCAGTGTGACGAATCCTGGGTTTAAC TGGACATGCTCCCCAGCCtgcaccgagctcgagcaggtcgtgcTCGACTGGATGGTGgacatcctcggcctcgacaagaTCTTCCTCACGAGCtccggcaagggcggcggcatcatcagt GGCTCAGCCTCGGAGTccgccctcaccgccgccatcggcgcgcgcgagcgcgccctccGGGTCCTCACGCTGCAGGCGTCCAACGGCGCCCTgtccctcgacgacgcgatcgaCGTCCCCGACAGGCTGAGGGAGGAGAGCACGCCCAAGCTCGTCATGTACGGGTCTACGCAGACgcactcgctcggcgcgaaggccgccaagatcctcggcctcgcgttCCGCGCGCTCCCGGTGCACGCGTCGGACAACTACGCGCTCCGAGGCGCGaccctcgctgccgcggtcgaggaggacatcgccgccggcctcatCCCCTTCTTCGCGATCGGCACAGTGGGCACCACGTCGACCGGCGCGGTCGACTACATCGCCGAGATTGGCGAGGTTGTGCGCAAGCACCCGACCATGTTCCTCCACATTGACTCGGCG TGGGCTGGCGTCGCGTACGCGCTGCCTGAGACGCGGACGGCGCtgcgccttgccgaggtcaACGAGTACGCCGACTCGTTCTGCACCAACATGCACAAGTGGGGCCTGGTGGGCTTTGACTGCT ccctCTTCTAcgtccgcgagcgccgcgacctcaccgaggcgctcgacgtcacGCCGGCTTTCCTCCGTaccaaggagggcgacgagggcaccGTCATCGACTACCGCAACtggcagctcgcgctcggcaggAGGTTCAGGAGCATCAAACTGTGGTTCGTTCTGCGAAGCTACGGTGTCGAGGGGTTGCAGAAGCACTTACGAACG ggTATCGAGCACTGCAAGGAGCTTGAGAAGCTCGTGACAGCCTTGCCCAACTTTGAGATCGTTGCCCCGCCAtctctcgccctcctcgacttCCGCCTCGTTCCGGCCAACAGCTCGCACTCTGAGGCCGAGCTTAACGCGCTCAACCGCGACCTGCACGCGCGGCTGGTGATGCACCCCGACGTGCACCTTACGCAGACGCTGCTCAAGTCTGTCGAGAGCGAAATCTTCTGCATCCGCTTCGCGATGGGCCAGAACCGcacgacgctcgccgacgttgAGCAGGTGTGGGCCattgtcgaggccgaggctgcgcggctgctgctcaagcgcaaggctATAAACGGGGTGGTCACCAatggcgtggtggtggacaCTGCTGTCGAGGTTGTGGTTGTGTGA
- the ELI5_1 gene encoding Tyrosine decarboxylase 1: MVYDTAYYDILEISIEATEVEIKKAYKKKAMKHHPDKNPDDPEAHETFQAILQAYETLLDPNERAAYDQYGPNGPQHGGPGGGGYGDDFDMFEAMFGGMGGFGGPGGASFGFDPAGKRPKPSRGKNTDVEYAIKLEEAYKGKKVVMNLERDRACKTCKGRGGREGMKMTQCGKCEGKGVIFADRHLGPGIVGKVRVPCTDCDGEGEHIREKDRCKKCKGKKVMKEKKRVEFHIEPGTEDGERIALRGEGDEEPGVPPGDVIFHIRIKQHETFTRSLASPENLQINVTLRLSEALLGFKRILAIHLDGRGIRVESAKGERIIQHKQELVVRGEGMPIRGTGKRGDLYIKFDVEMPGRKKSITMDVEEFRKQGYAAVDAICDYYTTLQSRTVKPDVQPGYLIKALPTAAPTTGQPFSAIAADFQNHILPGLTHWQHGKFFAYFPACVTFESILGDMYSSSVTNPGFNWTCSPACTELEQVVLDWMVDILGLDKIFLTSSGKGGGIISGSASESALTAAIGARERALRVLTLQASNGALSLDDAIDVPDRLREESTPKLVMYGSTQTHSLGAKAAKILGLAFRALPVHASDNYALRGATLAAAVEEDIAAGLIPFFAIGTVGTTSTGAVDYIAEIGEVVRKHPTMFLHIDSAVGVGLCGYADGQWAGVAYALPETRTALRLAEVNEYADSFCTNMHKWGLVGFDCSLFYVRERRDLTEALDVTPAFLRTKEGDEGTVIDYRNWQLALGRRFRSIKLWFVLRSYGVEGLQKHLRTGIEHCKELEKLVTALPNFEIVAPPSLALLDFRLVPANSSHSEAELNALNRDLHARLVMHPDVHLTQTLLKSVESEIFCIRFAMGQNRTTLADVEQVWAIVEAEAARLLLKRKAINGVVTNGVVVDTAVEVVVV; encoded by the exons A tgGTCTACGACACGGCCTACTATGACATCCTGGAGATCAGCATCGAGGccaccgaggtcgagatcaagaaggcttacaagaagaaggcgatGAAGCACCACCCA GACAAGAACCCAGATGACCCAGAAGCTCATGAGACGTTCCAGGCTATCTTGCAGGCGTACGAGACGCTCTTGGATCCCAACGAG CGCGCTGCATACGACCAATATGGTCCGAATGGCCCACAACACGGCGGCCCAGGCGGTGGCGGCTACGGCGACGACTTTGACATGTTCGAGGCCATGttcggcggcatgggcggcttcggcgggcctggcggcgcgtcgttcGGCTTCGACCCAGCTGGCAAGCGTCCCAAGCCCTCGCGCGGCAAGAacaccgacgtcgagtacGCCATCAAGCTTGAGGAGGCAtacaagggcaagaaggttGTGATGAacctcgagcgcgatcgAGCGTGCAAGACGTGCAAGGG ACGGGGAGGCCGCGAAGGCATGAAGATGACGCAGTGTGGAAAGTGTGAGGGCAAGGGGGTAATCTTCGCCGACCGTCAT ctcggcccagGGATCGTCGGCAAGGTGCGCGTCCCTTGCACCGACtgtgatggcgagggcgagcacaTCCGTGAGAAGGACCGCTGCAAGAAGTGCAAGGGGAAGAAGGTGatgaaggagaagaagcgcgtcGAGTTCCACATCGAGCCGGGAActgaggacggcgagagaATAGCGCTgcgtggcgagggcgacgaggag ccagGCGTTCCCCCAGGCGACGTCATCTTCCACATCCGCATCAAGCAGCACGAGACATTCACGCGCTCCTTGGCGTCGCCCGAGAACCTCCAGATTAACGTCACACTGCGATTGTCGGAGGCGCTGCTCGGCTTCAAACGCATCCTCGCTATCCATCTCGATGGCCGTGGTATCCGCGTCGAATCGGCGAAGGGCGAGCGGATCATTCAGCACAAGcaggagctcgtcgtgcgcggcgagggcatgCCGATCCGCGGCACGGGCAAGCGAGGCGACCTGTACATCAAGTTTGATGTGGAGATGCCTGGC CGCAAGAAGAGCATCACcatggacgtcgagga ATTCCGCAAGCAAG GctacgccgccgtcgacgccatctGCGACTACTACACCACGCTGCAGAGCCGCACCGTCAAGCCCGACGTGCAGCCTGGCTATCTGATCAAGGCGCTGCCGA ccgccgcgccaaccACCGGCCAGCCCTTCTCCGCCATCGCGGCAGACTTCCAGAACCACATCCTCCCCGGCCTCACGCACTGGCAGCACGGCAAGTTCTTCGCCTACTTCCCAGCATGTGTGACCTTCGAGTCGATCCTCGGCGACATGTACTCGAGCAGTGTGACGAATCCTGGGTTTAAC TGGACATGCTCCCCAGCCtgcaccgagctcgagcaggtcgtgcTCGACTGGATGGTGgacatcctcggcctcgacaagaTCTTCCTCACGAGCtccggcaagggcggcggcatcatcagt GGCTCAGCCTCGGAGTccgccctcaccgccgccatcggcgcgcgcgagcgcgccctccGGGTCCTCACGCTGCAGGCGTCCAACGGCGCCCTgtccctcgacgacgcgatcgaCGTCCCCGACAGGCTGAGGGAGGAGAGCACGCCCAAGCTCGTCATGTACGGGTCTACGCAGACgcactcgctcggcgcgaaggccgccaagatcctcggcctcgcgttCCGCGCGCTCCCGGTGCACGCGTCGGACAACTACGCGCTCCGAGGCGCGaccctcgctgccgcggtcgaggaggacatcgccgccggcctcatCCCCTTCTTCGCGATCGGCACAGTGGGCACCACGTCGACCGGCGCGGTCGACTACATCGCCGAGATTGGCGAGGTTGTGCGCAAGCACCCGACCATGTTCCTCCACATTGACTCGGCGGTGGGTGTTGGTTTGTGTGGCTATGCTGACGGACAGTGGGCTGGCGTCGCGTACGCGCTGCCTGAGACGCGGACGGCGCtgcgccttgccgaggtcaACGAGTACGCCGACTCGTTCTGCACCAACATGCACAAGTGGGGCCTGGTGGGCTTTGACTGCT ccctCTTCTAcgtccgcgagcgccgcgacctcaccgaggcgctcgacgtcacGCCGGCTTTCCTCCGTaccaaggagggcgacgagggcaccGTCATCGACTACCGCAACtggcagctcgcgctcggcaggAGGTTCAGGAGCATCAAACTGTGGTTCGTTCTGCGAAGCTACGGTGTCGAGGGGTTGCAGAAGCACTTACGAACG ggTATCGAGCACTGCAAGGAGCTTGAGAAGCTCGTGACAGCCTTGCCCAACTTTGAGATCGTTGCCCCGCCAtctctcgccctcctcgacttCCGCCTCGTTCCGGCCAACAGCTCGCACTCTGAGGCCGAGCTTAACGCGCTCAACCGCGACCTGCACGCGCGGCTGGTGATGCACCCCGACGTGCACCTTACGCAGACGCTGCTCAAGTCTGTCGAGAGCGAAATCTTCTGCATCCGCTTCGCGATGGGCCAGAACCGcacgacgctcgccgacgttgAGCAGGTGTGGGCCattgtcgaggccgaggctgcgcggctgctgctcaagcgcaaggctATAAACGGGGTGGTCACCAatggcgtggtggtggacaCTGCTGTCGAGGTTGTGGTTGTGTGA
- the TAF9 gene encoding Transcription initiation factor TFIID subunit 9 → MANTSTRTIPRDGRLLALILASKGIADSDERVIHQLLDFAHRYTADVLQSAQALADHAARTGPQSNRIEKEDVELAIQMRRRYEFFEAPPRDRAAKVERVPRCERAPASGGGFSEAAEPELEVSALTAPRVSPVDAHLYLASLAHELNAQPLPPLSESFEMVRLPPASQRLTEVTFDLVPTDAAAALSDDELRTNAADSESESESDEDADGDAEADGEAEPEAEADAAGEEDDEMEEVGVPAEREVDEDYDA, encoded by the exons ATGGCAAACACATCAACACGAACAA TACCCCGCGACGGAcggctgctcgcgctcatcctcgcctCCAAGGGCATTGCGGATtccgacgagcgcgtcatccaccagctcctcgacttTGCGCACC GCTACACCGCCGACGTTCTCCAATCGGCGCAAGCGCTCGCGGACCATGCTGCGCGGACCGGCCCACAGTCGAACCGgatcgagaaggaggacgtcgagctcgccatccAGATGAGGAGGCGGTACGAGTTCTTCGAGGCGCCGCCCCGAGAT CGTGCGGCCAAGGTTGAGCGAGTACCGCGCTGTGAGCGAGCTCCTGCTTCAGGCGGCGGCTTCTCTGAGGCGGcggagcccgagctcgaggtctcggcgttgacggcCCCACGAGTGTCTCCTGTGGACGCTCACCTT tacctcgcctcgctggcGCACGAGCTCAACGCGCAGCCTCTACCCCCGCTCTCCGAGTCGTTCGAGATGGTGCGCCTCCCGCCCGCGTCGCAGCGCCTCACAGAGGTGACGTTCGACCTCGTGCCCAcggacgccgcggctgcccTCTCGGACGACGAACTGCGCACCAACGCGGCCGacagcgagagcgagagtgagagcgacgaggacgccgacggggacgccgaggcggatggcgaggccgagcccgaggctgaggccgacgctgccggcgaggaggacgacgagatggaggaggtcggcgtgcccgccgagcgcgaggttgacgaggactACGACGCGTAA
- the Alkbh6 gene encoding Alpha-ketoglutarate-dependent dioxygenase alkB 6 produces MAPSPPPEPSFDALKPLKVQGLPPAGYYIPNFITEEEEELLLRKVAESPQPKWKTVGSGRRLQYWGGTLTKSNILVPEPMPDWLSAHPDIVARIDTFLDVAAGLPENSDAHALGVNQVLVNEYQPGQGISPHEDGPAFRPLVATLSLGAYTVLDLHHYISPSAPSPPMIPTEGSVGRAIAAVPLGHVLLMPRSLFILSGSAYSAHLHGIAERSADWVVRDAAVQSSTVDADGAPPVVVANAPLLGDAEVQAAIASDGGWRAERGTRVSLTFRHAERVLKGGAFAMVGGRMQRT; encoded by the exons ATGGCGCCCTCACCACCCCCCGAGCCATCCTTTGACGCGCTCAAGCCCCTCAAGGTCCAAGGCCTCCCACCAGCAGGCTACTa CATTCCAAACTTCATCacagaggaggaggaggagctgctccTGCGCAAG GTCGCCGAGTCGCCCCAGCCCAAGTGGAAGACggtcggcagcgggcggAG attGCAGTACTGGG GCGGCACACTGACCAAGTCGAACATCCTCGTGCCGGAACCCATGCCTGACTGGCTCTCGGCGCA CCCCGATATCGTCGCGCGCATCGACAccttcctcgacgtcgctgccGGCCTGCCGGAGAACAGCGACGcccacgcgctcggcgtcaaccAGGTGCTCGTGAATGAGTATCAGCCAGGACAGGGGATCAGC CCGCACGAGGACGGCCCTGCGTTCCGCCCGCTCGTGGCCAcgctctcgctcggcgcgtacACCGTCCTCGATTTACACCACTACatctcgccgagcgcgcctTCCCCGCCCATGATCCCGACCGAGGGGAGCGTCGGCCGCGCGAttgccgccgtgcccctcgGCCATGTGCTGCTCATGCCGAGGAGCCTCTTCATCCTCAGCGGCAGCGCGTACAGCGCACACCTGCACGGGATTGCCGAGCGCTCTGCCGACTGGGTGGtacgcgacgccgcggtgcaGAGCTCGACGGTggacgcggacggcgcgccgcccgtcgtgGTGGCGAACGCGCCCCTgcttggcgacgccgaggtgcaggCTGCCATCGCGTCGGATGGTGGCTGGCGGGCCGAGCGCGGGACTCGGGTCAGCTTGACCTTCCGGCATGCTGAGAGGGTGCTCAAGGGCGGCGCGTTCGCCATGGTCGGTGGAAGGATGCAGCGGACATAG